TAGGATATTGAATTATTAAATCAGCGGAAAAAAGAAGGGTAGCTATAAGAATGATTAAATATCTCATTTGAGCGCTATGCTATTCTCTTTTGTAAAGTTTTGAATATATGCTAAGAATTTTTTTCTTTGTTTTCCGTACAATGTCACTTTTACAGAATTTTTTAATCTTACGGGATTAATCCATTTTCCGTATCTCATCACAGCAAAATGTAAATGTGGGCCAGTTGAAAGACCGCTGTTTCCAAGGTATCCTATTGTCTGACCTTGGGTCACCCATCTTCCTACGTATATTCCTCTCGGATATCCATGAAGATGTGCATACATTGTTATATAGCCATTTTTGTGTCTGATTTTTACTGTTCTTCCGTATCCTCTAATCCAACCCCTAAATATTACTTTTCCATCTGCTACCGCATGAATAGGTGTCCCGATTCTGTTTACATAATCAATACCGTCATGCATTCTCCATTTATGCAAAATAGGATGAAATCTCATACCGAATCTTGAAGAAATTCTTTTATATCTAAGAGGAGCAGCTAAAAACATTCCTTTTAAGCTTTTTCCTCTTGAATCATAATATCTTCCGTCATAAGGATTTAGAAAAGCGCTTATATTATATTGTTTGTTTGAAATTTTTGCAAAAAGAATTTTTACATCTTTTACTTCACCAAATTTTATTTTTTCTTTGTAAACTATATCTATTTTAGTGTTTTTAGGAATAGCCCTGAAGTTTATTCTGTCTGAAAAAATATAAGCGAGTTTAGAAGCTAAACTCCTTAATTTTGTGGCTTTGTACAAATCATAACTTAAATAATTGTTTATTTCCGTTGAGACATGTTTTGTTACTGTTTCGTAAACTATAGGAACAATTTTAGTAACATAACCTTTTTCTGTTTTAATAATTTGTAATTGTTGCTTTGAATTTATAGGTATTAAAGCTTGTTTGATAATATTGTTGTCTTTTAATATAAAAACACTTTCACCTCTTGGTATAGCTCTAACATATCTCTTTATTTTAGGCGGTAGATTATAATAAATACTTAATGGAAGAGAATTTTGTTTTAAAAAACCGTAAAAGGTGTCTTTATTCCCCCATTTATGTATATCTACTTTATATGCTAATAGAAATATAGGTATAAAAATTAAAAGAATAAATTTTTTCACTTCATAAATCCTTCTATCATTTTAATACCGTCACTTCCAC
This genomic interval from Nautilia profundicola AmH contains the following:
- a CDS encoding peptidoglycan DD-metalloendopeptidase family protein, producing the protein MKKFILLIFIPIFLLAYKVDIHKWGNKDTFYGFLKQNSLPLSIYYNLPPKIKRYVRAIPRGESVFILKDNNIIKQALIPINSKQQLQIIKTEKGYVTKIVPIVYETVTKHVSTEINNYLSYDLYKATKLRSLASKLAYIFSDRINFRAIPKNTKIDIVYKEKIKFGEVKDVKILFAKISNKQYNISAFLNPYDGRYYDSRGKSLKGMFLAAPLRYKRISSRFGMRFHPILHKWRMHDGIDYVNRIGTPIHAVADGKVIFRGWIRGYGRTVKIRHKNGYITMYAHLHGYPRGIYVGRWVTQGQTIGYLGNSGLSTGPHLHFAVMRYGKWINPVRLKNSVKVTLYGKQRKKFLAYIQNFTKENSIALK